The Arthrobacter sp. NicSoilC5 genome has a window encoding:
- a CDS encoding ABC transporter ATP-binding protein encodes MSTAVTERRDSPAPAAGTPVLEVKDLVVRYGRGRKAAAAPAAVDHVSFSIAPGETVGLVGESGSGKSTIGKAILGLQKVSGGSISYQGRDITSANAAQRRALGGELRAVFQDPNSSLNPRNTIGTSLAEPLRLRGVSPTEARAKAEDMLERVGLPREAVDRYPSQFSGGQRQRISVARALICDAQLVVCDEAVSALDLSTQAQVLNLLADLRDERGLSYLFIAHDIAVVQFLAERVVVLYRGQVMETGPAAAVTENPKHPFTQALVAASPVPRPAEQAARREARESLGVRTGAAAVPGPGGCPFRLRCPLATELCATERPALRRVGAADVACHYA; translated from the coding sequence ATGAGCACCGCAGTCACGGAACGCCGCGATTCACCAGCACCTGCAGCCGGCACCCCCGTCCTGGAGGTCAAGGACCTGGTGGTCCGCTACGGCCGCGGGCGCAAGGCAGCCGCCGCACCCGCCGCCGTCGACCACGTCAGCTTTTCGATTGCGCCCGGCGAGACCGTGGGCCTGGTGGGGGAGTCCGGCTCCGGGAAGTCCACCATCGGCAAGGCCATCCTGGGCCTGCAGAAGGTCTCCGGCGGCTCCATCAGCTACCAGGGCAGGGACATCACGTCCGCCAATGCCGCACAGCGGCGGGCACTGGGCGGGGAACTGCGCGCCGTCTTCCAGGACCCCAACTCCTCGCTGAACCCGCGCAACACCATCGGCACCTCCCTTGCCGAACCGCTCCGGCTGCGCGGCGTTTCACCCACTGAAGCCAGGGCTAAAGCGGAGGACATGCTGGAACGCGTCGGGTTGCCGCGGGAGGCCGTGGACCGGTACCCCAGCCAGTTCTCCGGCGGGCAGCGGCAGCGGATCTCCGTGGCCCGCGCCCTGATCTGCGACGCCCAGCTGGTGGTCTGCGATGAGGCCGTCAGCGCCCTGGATCTATCCACCCAGGCGCAGGTCCTCAACCTGCTGGCCGATCTCCGCGACGAACGCGGCCTGAGCTACCTGTTCATTGCGCACGACATCGCCGTGGTCCAGTTCCTGGCCGAACGGGTGGTGGTGCTCTACCGCGGCCAGGTGATGGAAACCGGGCCGGCCGCCGCCGTCACGGAAAACCCGAAACACCCCTTCACCCAGGCCCTGGTGGCCGCGTCCCCGGTGCCCCGGCCTGCCGAGCAGGCCGCCCGGCGGGAAGCCCGCGAATCGCTGGGTGTCCGCACCGGCGCCGCCGCCGTTCCCGGGCCCGGCGGCTGCCCGTTCCGGCTCCGCTGCCCGCTCGCCACCGAGCTGTGTGCCACGGAACGGCCGGCCCTGCGCCGCGTGGGTGCCGCCGACGTCGCCTGCCACTACGCCTGA
- a CDS encoding family 78 glycoside hydrolase catalytic domain, translated as MTSIWHAAMITPEQDFDGAPRLRKAFRLDEGHGGVVKATLRATALGVYEAFINGTPVGDDVLSPGWSSYEWRVRYRTYDVTALVGPSTVLGIELGNGWYRGRLAWHGLSNLYGSELGFAGQLDIEFADGHVQSVASDTSWQAGPSATTFNDLYDGQTIDARRAQPGWAEPGFAPGTDWTGVRELEFDAGRLAEPVGPPVVRAGVVRPVEILASPAGKTLVDFGQNLVGWLRFSLQGEAGHVITVRHAEVLENGELGVRPLRSAKAEDMFILSGGKDLFEPTKTFHGFRYAEVTGWPGTLTADDLEAVVVHSDLERTGTFECSNDLVNQLHRNVVWGLRGNFLDLPTDCPQRDERLGWTGDIAVFAPTAAYLYDVKGFLQDWLLDLAVEQKAQDGLVPIVVPDVLKYCPQPPEFPSPESSALWSEASVWVPWALWEAYGDLGVLRNQYESMAAHTRRVEGLLSPSGLWDSGFQFGDWLDPDAAPDQPWAAKADTAVVATACMYRTARLTAQAAGLLGKHDDEAHFNALADRVRNAFAEHYVAPGGTIRSDCTTVYALAIAFDILATPELREFAGNRLAELVRDNGYRVSTGFAGTPFITHALTDTGHVDEAYRLLLEEGCPSWLYPVTMDATTVWERWDSMLPDGTINPGQMTSFNHYALGAVADWMHKAIGGIRPQEPGYARVLIQPQPGEGISWARTSLKTPHGEVRVAWTSDDGEFRLEATVPAGVAADVVLPDGARHTVEGGEYSFAAGLGLAVR; from the coding sequence ATGACATCCATCTGGCACGCCGCCATGATCACCCCCGAGCAGGATTTCGACGGCGCCCCGCGCCTCCGCAAGGCGTTCCGGCTCGACGAGGGCCACGGCGGCGTGGTGAAGGCAACGCTGCGGGCCACCGCCCTGGGCGTCTATGAGGCGTTCATCAACGGCACCCCGGTGGGTGACGACGTGCTGAGCCCGGGCTGGAGCTCCTATGAGTGGCGCGTGCGCTACCGCACCTATGACGTCACCGCGCTGGTTGGCCCGTCCACCGTGCTCGGCATCGAGCTGGGCAACGGCTGGTACCGTGGCCGGCTGGCCTGGCACGGCCTGTCCAACCTGTATGGCAGCGAGCTGGGCTTCGCTGGGCAGCTGGACATCGAGTTCGCGGACGGTCATGTGCAGTCGGTCGCCTCGGACACTTCCTGGCAGGCCGGACCTTCCGCCACCACCTTCAACGACCTCTACGACGGGCAGACCATCGACGCCAGACGCGCCCAGCCGGGCTGGGCGGAGCCCGGCTTCGCGCCCGGGACTGACTGGACGGGCGTGCGGGAGCTGGAGTTCGATGCCGGCCGGCTGGCTGAGCCGGTGGGCCCGCCCGTGGTGCGTGCCGGCGTCGTCCGTCCCGTGGAAATCCTCGCCTCACCCGCAGGGAAGACCCTGGTGGACTTCGGCCAGAACCTGGTGGGATGGCTACGTTTCAGCCTGCAGGGGGAGGCCGGACACGTGATCACCGTCCGGCACGCGGAAGTGCTGGAAAACGGGGAACTGGGCGTCCGGCCGCTGCGCTCTGCAAAGGCCGAGGATATGTTCATCCTCTCCGGCGGCAAGGACCTTTTCGAGCCCACCAAGACCTTCCACGGCTTCCGGTATGCCGAGGTCACCGGCTGGCCCGGAACCCTCACCGCAGATGATCTCGAGGCCGTGGTGGTCCACTCCGACCTGGAGCGGACCGGCACCTTCGAGTGCTCCAACGACCTCGTCAACCAGCTGCACCGCAACGTCGTCTGGGGCCTGCGCGGCAACTTCCTGGACCTTCCCACCGACTGCCCGCAGCGCGACGAACGGCTCGGCTGGACCGGCGACATCGCCGTCTTCGCACCCACCGCCGCCTACCTGTACGACGTCAAGGGCTTCCTGCAGGACTGGCTGCTGGACCTCGCCGTGGAGCAGAAGGCACAGGACGGCCTGGTCCCCATCGTGGTCCCGGATGTCCTGAAGTACTGCCCGCAGCCGCCGGAATTCCCGTCGCCCGAGTCCTCCGCGCTGTGGAGCGAAGCCTCGGTGTGGGTGCCTTGGGCGCTGTGGGAGGCGTACGGTGACCTCGGCGTGCTGCGGAACCAGTACGAATCCATGGCTGCGCACACCCGCCGCGTGGAGGGCCTGCTCTCGCCGTCCGGGCTGTGGGATTCCGGCTTCCAGTTCGGCGACTGGCTGGACCCTGATGCCGCGCCGGACCAGCCGTGGGCAGCCAAGGCGGACACCGCCGTCGTGGCCACCGCCTGCATGTACCGCACCGCCCGGCTCACCGCCCAGGCCGCCGGGCTGCTGGGAAAGCACGACGACGAGGCCCACTTCAACGCGCTCGCGGACCGGGTGCGGAACGCCTTCGCCGAGCACTACGTGGCGCCCGGCGGCACCATCCGCAGCGACTGCACCACGGTCTACGCGCTGGCCATCGCCTTCGACATCCTGGCCACCCCCGAGCTGCGGGAGTTTGCCGGGAACCGCCTGGCCGAGCTGGTCCGGGACAATGGCTACCGGGTGTCCACCGGGTTCGCGGGAACGCCGTTCATCACCCACGCCCTCACGGACACCGGCCACGTGGATGAGGCCTACCGGCTCCTGCTGGAAGAAGGCTGCCCGTCCTGGCTGTACCCGGTCACCATGGATGCCACCACCGTCTGGGAACGCTGGGACTCCATGCTCCCGGACGGCACCATCAACCCCGGGCAGATGACCAGCTTCAACCACTACGCCCTGGGCGCCGTGGCGGACTGGATGCACAAGGCCATCGGCGGCATCCGCCCGCAGGAGCCCGGTTACGCGCGCGTCCTCATCCAGCCGCAGCCGGGGGAGGGGATCAGTTGGGCCAGGACGTCCCTGAAGACCCCGCACGGTGAGGTCCGCGTGGCATGGACGTCCGACGACGGGGAGTTCCGGCTCGAGGCGACCGTTCCCGCCGGGGTGGCGGCCGACGTCGTCCTTCCGGACGGCGCCCGGCACACGGTTGAGGGCGGGGAGTACTCCTTCGCGGCAGGGCTGGGCCTGGCGGTGCGGTAG
- a CDS encoding phage tail protein — MPYTVDFKNVSTTGLESSPVAEALAGLRANEARYYKNKYDHDFTVTPAEDDPETLQYITNILSTERNLVIASKPLEVSSFEVDGLRMAYVFYESGLSINVMYSLEEGGKRAVGFKLSDGMEVPEELASSFKFARQKSKLAGTIRGSYFVIKGQY; from the coding sequence ATGCCGTACACCGTGGATTTCAAGAACGTCTCCACCACCGGCCTGGAATCGTCACCGGTGGCGGAGGCGCTGGCGGGGCTGCGCGCGAACGAGGCGCGCTATTACAAGAACAAATACGACCACGACTTCACCGTCACCCCGGCCGAAGACGACCCGGAGACGCTGCAGTACATCACCAACATCCTGTCCACGGAGCGGAACCTGGTGATCGCGTCCAAGCCCCTTGAGGTGTCCTCCTTTGAGGTGGACGGGCTGCGGATGGCGTACGTGTTCTACGAGTCCGGGCTGTCCATCAACGTCATGTACAGCCTTGAAGAGGGCGGCAAGCGGGCCGTGGGCTTCAAGCTGTCCGACGGCATGGAGGTCCCGGAGGAACTGGCATCCAGCTTCAAGTTCGCCCGGCAGAAGTCCAAGCTCGCGGGCACCATCCGCGGCTCCTACTTTGTGATCAAGGGCCAGTACTAG
- a CDS encoding glycoside hydrolase family 43 protein gives MTSNPILAGFNPDPSIASAPDGFYLVTSSFEYLPGLPVYHSEDLERWELVGHVATREEQVRIAQVPTPGGVWAPTLRYRDGVFYLIVSVFLGGRGCVLFTAADPAGPWSDGTVIEAVDGIDPDLAWDDDGAAFVTFARHPDALQQVRVDLATGEALEKPRPLWSGSGLYSPEGPHLYRRGDWWYLLAAEGGTDRGHAVTVARSRRPDGPFESAPHNPLLTAAGTGSPVQNTGHADLVELPDGGTAMVLLGVRPVGLAKSFSPLGRETFLTTVDWIDGWPHARMPQPGVTPPEQLEYDFSNGAGLEDPRWIGVRRTPAEFSAPTSKGLLLRGEGSTMGSPRPCFVAQRQRHLAMEFRAVLDVGSGAGGIAVRNAEDNWFGIEARQDGDAVRITARAVVAGFDRIWEATVPSGDVELAVEASPPPSDFRAGAVGGDRIRLLVRDAGAGGSAEGELLTELDGRHWAFETAKAFTGRAFGVFAVDGEVLVRRLSYRGGD, from the coding sequence ATGACCTCCAATCCCATCCTTGCCGGCTTCAACCCCGACCCGAGCATCGCCAGCGCCCCGGACGGTTTCTACCTGGTCACGTCGTCCTTCGAATACCTGCCGGGCCTGCCGGTCTACCACAGCGAGGACCTGGAACGCTGGGAACTGGTAGGCCATGTGGCTACAAGGGAGGAGCAGGTCCGGATTGCCCAGGTCCCCACGCCGGGCGGCGTCTGGGCGCCCACCCTGCGCTACCGGGACGGTGTGTTCTACCTGATCGTCTCCGTGTTCCTCGGTGGCCGCGGTTGCGTCCTGTTCACGGCCGCCGATCCCGCGGGCCCATGGAGCGACGGGACGGTCATCGAGGCGGTGGACGGCATCGACCCGGACCTCGCCTGGGACGACGACGGAGCTGCGTTCGTGACGTTTGCCCGCCACCCCGACGCCCTCCAGCAGGTGCGGGTGGACCTCGCAACCGGGGAAGCCCTCGAGAAGCCGCGACCGCTGTGGTCCGGCAGCGGGCTGTATTCGCCGGAAGGCCCGCACCTTTACCGGCGCGGTGACTGGTGGTACCTGCTGGCGGCCGAGGGCGGCACGGACAGGGGCCATGCTGTGACCGTGGCACGGTCGCGGCGGCCGGACGGGCCGTTCGAATCCGCTCCGCACAATCCCCTCCTCACCGCCGCGGGAACCGGCTCGCCCGTCCAGAACACCGGGCACGCAGACCTCGTTGAGCTTCCCGACGGCGGAACAGCCATGGTCCTTCTGGGTGTCCGCCCGGTGGGGCTGGCGAAGTCGTTCTCACCGCTGGGCCGTGAGACGTTCCTGACCACCGTGGACTGGATTGACGGCTGGCCGCACGCCCGGATGCCGCAGCCCGGCGTGACGCCGCCGGAGCAGCTTGAGTACGACTTCAGCAACGGTGCCGGACTGGAGGATCCGCGATGGATCGGTGTCCGCAGGACGCCCGCTGAGTTCTCGGCACCCACGTCCAAAGGGCTTCTGCTCAGGGGCGAAGGCAGCACCATGGGGTCGCCCAGGCCTTGTTTCGTCGCCCAACGCCAGCGACACCTCGCGATGGAATTCAGGGCCGTGCTGGACGTCGGCTCCGGCGCGGGCGGCATCGCCGTGCGGAACGCCGAGGACAACTGGTTCGGCATCGAGGCCCGCCAGGACGGCGACGCCGTCAGGATCACGGCGCGTGCCGTTGTCGCGGGCTTTGACCGCATCTGGGAAGCAACTGTTCCGTCCGGGGATGTTGAGCTGGCAGTCGAGGCCAGCCCGCCGCCGTCGGACTTCCGCGCCGGCGCCGTGGGCGGCGACAGGATCCGCCTGCTGGTCCGTGACGCCGGGGCGGGCGGCAGCGCTGAAGGCGAGCTGCTCACCGAACTGGACGGACGACACTGGGCCTTCGAAACTGCCAAGGCCTTCACCGGCAGGGCTTTTGGCGTCTTCGCGGTGGACGGCGAGGTCCTGGTCCGCCGGCTGTCCTACCGCGGCGGGGACTGA
- a CDS encoding LysR family transcriptional regulator: MDMDPRRLLVLLAVARTGGVLAAADELHLTPSAVSQQITKLERETGHALMVRTPKGSVLTPAGLAMAEAGEEIERALSVARIRMESGANISGVVRLGGFTSFIRTVVIPRLPEWRSKYPQLQIRIVEDDFPALLRLLRQRQLDAVVVEHDSTTAGQLSLGAGMIEEPLLDEPWRLAVPTGALLSTESVDLARLPLPWLGVDSAAANSAVLGRLRHSTGASMETSHQYQETLTALALVAAGEGVAIVPTLALAGVAHEGVDILDVPGLGTRRIVLRRFDGRRRSSTPVDTVARLLRESAAAFDTRSAS; encoded by the coding sequence ATGGACATGGATCCCCGCCGGCTGCTCGTGCTGCTGGCTGTCGCCCGGACCGGCGGCGTGCTCGCAGCCGCCGATGAACTGCACCTCACGCCCTCCGCGGTGTCCCAGCAAATCACCAAGCTGGAGCGGGAAACCGGGCATGCGCTGATGGTCCGCACCCCGAAGGGGTCTGTGCTGACTCCTGCGGGCCTTGCCATGGCTGAAGCCGGCGAGGAGATTGAACGCGCCCTCAGTGTTGCCCGGATCCGGATGGAGAGCGGGGCCAACATTTCAGGTGTGGTGCGGCTGGGCGGCTTCACCAGTTTCATCCGCACCGTGGTGATCCCCCGGCTGCCTGAGTGGCGGAGCAAATATCCGCAGCTCCAGATCCGCATCGTGGAGGACGATTTTCCAGCCCTGCTGCGGCTTCTCCGGCAACGCCAGCTCGACGCCGTGGTGGTGGAACACGACTCCACCACCGCCGGCCAGCTTTCACTCGGGGCAGGAATGATCGAGGAACCTCTGCTGGATGAACCGTGGAGGCTGGCGGTGCCCACCGGAGCGCTGCTTAGCACTGAAAGCGTGGACCTTGCCCGGCTGCCGCTTCCCTGGCTCGGGGTGGATTCCGCAGCCGCGAACTCCGCAGTATTGGGGCGGCTGCGCCATTCAACGGGCGCCAGTATGGAGACTTCGCACCAGTACCAGGAGACGCTGACGGCGCTGGCACTGGTCGCTGCCGGCGAAGGGGTTGCCATCGTGCCCACGCTGGCCCTGGCTGGCGTGGCCCATGAAGGGGTGGACATCCTTGACGTTCCCGGGCTGGGGACACGGCGCATCGTCCTGCGGCGGTTCGACGGGCGCCGGCGTTCCAGCACCCCGGTGGACACCGTGGCGCGGCTCCTGCGCGAATCAGCGGCGGCGTTCGATACGCGGTCGGCGTCCTGA
- a CDS encoding cation:proton antiporter: protein MSFFQLSLIAAVALLGPLLAFPRTWHLPMVLGQLLAGIAIGRTGLGLVDSTDPTFTFVADVGFALIMFVAGTHVPVRDQAIRPALGGGALRAAIAAALAAAVGTVIAFAFGTGHAPLYIVLLASSSAALVLPIVDSLRLAGPKVLTTTAQVAVADIACIVALPLAVDPPNAPRAAIGATAVAACSVVLFFVLRWLELSGTRGRVHDVSEERKFALELRIQLALLFALSGLAVAGHVSVMLAGFSFGLVVAAVGEPRRLAHQLFAVSDGFLGPVFFVWLGASLDLRALAGTPAMVLLGVCLGAGTLLVHGSLRLLGQPLPLAVLSASQLGVPVAAATIGSQLSLLEPGEASALILGALITIGASAAAGSRAARTFARNAEAPA, encoded by the coding sequence GTGTCGTTCTTCCAGCTTTCGCTGATCGCCGCCGTCGCGCTCCTCGGACCCTTGCTGGCATTTCCCCGGACATGGCACCTTCCCATGGTGCTCGGGCAACTGCTGGCCGGAATCGCCATCGGACGCACCGGACTGGGGCTCGTGGATTCCACAGATCCGACGTTCACGTTCGTTGCCGATGTGGGATTCGCCCTCATCATGTTCGTCGCCGGAACGCACGTGCCGGTACGGGACCAGGCCATCCGTCCCGCCCTGGGCGGCGGCGCGCTGCGGGCTGCCATCGCTGCGGCCCTCGCGGCTGCCGTAGGAACCGTCATTGCGTTCGCCTTCGGCACCGGACATGCGCCGCTCTACATCGTGCTGCTCGCTTCCTCGTCAGCCGCCCTTGTGCTGCCCATTGTCGATTCCCTGCGGCTGGCGGGACCGAAGGTCCTGACGACGACGGCGCAGGTGGCGGTGGCGGATATCGCCTGCATTGTGGCGCTTCCGCTGGCCGTCGATCCGCCCAACGCGCCGAGGGCAGCCATCGGGGCGACCGCCGTCGCGGCGTGTTCGGTGGTGTTGTTCTTCGTGCTTCGCTGGCTGGAGCTCAGCGGCACCCGCGGTCGGGTGCATGACGTGTCCGAGGAACGGAAGTTCGCCCTGGAACTGCGGATCCAGCTTGCCTTGCTCTTCGCGCTGTCCGGGCTTGCCGTGGCGGGCCACGTGTCCGTCATGCTCGCCGGATTCTCCTTCGGACTGGTGGTGGCGGCAGTGGGTGAACCCCGCCGGCTGGCGCACCAGCTCTTCGCAGTCAGCGACGGCTTCCTGGGGCCGGTGTTCTTCGTCTGGCTGGGCGCGTCGCTGGACCTGCGCGCGCTCGCCGGCACCCCGGCCATGGTTCTCCTCGGGGTCTGCCTTGGAGCGGGGACCCTCCTGGTGCACGGCAGCCTGCGCCTGCTGGGCCAGCCGCTGCCGCTCGCCGTCCTGTCGGCATCCCAGCTGGGCGTGCCGGTTGCCGCGGCCACCATCGGCTCCCAGCTGTCCCTGCTGGAACCGGGGGAAGCCTCGGCGTTGATCCTGGGCGCCCTCATCACCATCGGGGCCAGCGCCGCGGCGGGTTCACGGGCTGCCCGCACCTTCGCACGGAACGCCGAGGCGCCGGCGTAG
- a CDS encoding IclR family transcriptional regulator — MTATPETDTPPARGKRPKQGEPVIDRALSLLAVFSDRRRALTLSELARHADMPAPTALRLIARLVAWGALERLDDGRYVVGVRLWEVASLSPRGHGVREIALPYLEDLFEVTRHHVLLAVRDNEEAVLIERLSGKDATEVAYRVGGRAPLRSTAIGLVLLAGADQQFQETILKRPPENEPGVPEMPEGQLRRTLSDVRRTGIAMIRRTVPSRTVSVASPIFDAQGAVVASLSIVVPDGATPPNVLAPAVRAAARAVSRNLGFQAQASTGVWTHSRG; from the coding sequence ATGACTGCCACTCCGGAAACGGACACCCCGCCTGCGCGCGGAAAGCGGCCCAAACAGGGCGAACCCGTCATCGACCGGGCACTGAGCCTGCTCGCCGTCTTCTCCGACCGGCGCCGCGCGCTGACACTGTCCGAACTGGCCCGCCACGCGGATATGCCTGCCCCCACGGCGCTGCGGCTGATCGCCCGGCTGGTGGCGTGGGGTGCCCTGGAGAGGCTCGACGACGGCCGGTACGTGGTGGGGGTCCGGCTGTGGGAAGTGGCATCCCTCTCTCCGCGCGGGCACGGCGTGCGGGAAATCGCACTCCCCTACCTTGAGGACCTGTTTGAGGTCACCCGGCACCACGTGCTGCTGGCGGTCCGGGACAACGAGGAGGCGGTTCTGATCGAACGCCTGTCCGGGAAGGACGCCACAGAGGTGGCCTACCGGGTGGGCGGCCGTGCGCCGCTGAGGTCCACCGCCATCGGCCTGGTGTTGCTGGCCGGGGCGGACCAGCAGTTCCAGGAGACCATCCTGAAGCGCCCGCCGGAAAACGAACCCGGCGTGCCCGAAATGCCCGAAGGCCAGCTGCGCAGGACCCTGTCCGACGTGCGGCGGACCGGTATCGCGATGATCCGGCGGACCGTCCCGTCCCGCACCGTATCCGTGGCCTCCCCCATCTTCGATGCGCAGGGCGCCGTGGTGGCGTCGCTGTCCATCGTGGTTCCGGACGGTGCCACGCCGCCCAACGTCCTTGCCCCGGCGGTCCGCGCCGCCGCCCGCGCCGTGTCCCGCAACCTGGGCTTCCAGGCGCAGGCGAGCACCGGGGTGTGGACCCACTCCCGGGGGTAG